The Spirosoma radiotolerans genome has a window encoding:
- a CDS encoding HipA family kinase, producing the protein MPIYQPELRTVNVTRYAKPLREGGSLPALVEADDDFLYVLKFRGAGQGAKALIAELVAGEIARLLGLRIPEIVFATLDEAFGRTEPDEEIQDLLRASEGLNLALHYLAGSITFDPLVTTVEAKLASQIVWLDCLVTNVDRTARNTNMLIWHKELWLIDHGAALYFHHSWENWEAQSKRPFVQVKDHVLLPQASELDAVDAEFRTILSAERIQTIVGLIPDEWLMNESTLASPDEQRAVYAQFLASRVASSEIFVKEATNARKALV; encoded by the coding sequence GTGCCTATTTATCAACCCGAACTCAGAACCGTCAACGTAACCCGCTACGCCAAACCTTTGCGGGAGGGTGGCTCGCTGCCCGCCCTTGTCGAGGCCGACGACGACTTTCTGTACGTACTCAAGTTTCGTGGAGCGGGGCAAGGAGCCAAAGCACTTATTGCTGAGCTGGTTGCGGGTGAAATTGCTCGCCTGCTTGGCTTACGGATTCCGGAGATTGTGTTCGCTACGCTCGATGAAGCGTTTGGCCGCACGGAGCCCGACGAAGAAATTCAGGATTTACTCCGGGCCAGCGAGGGTCTTAATTTGGCCCTGCACTATCTGGCTGGCTCTATTACCTTTGACCCACTGGTTACCACCGTCGAGGCAAAACTGGCGTCGCAAATTGTCTGGCTCGACTGCCTGGTCACGAATGTTGACCGTACGGCCCGCAACACGAATATGCTCATCTGGCATAAGGAATTATGGCTGATCGACCACGGCGCAGCCCTTTATTTTCACCACTCCTGGGAGAACTGGGAAGCCCAGAGCAAGCGCCCGTTTGTTCAGGTGAAAGACCATGTGCTGCTCCCGCAGGCTAGCGAACTTGATGCCGTCGACGCTGAGTTTCGAACGATTCTCTCCGCCGAGCGCATTCAAACTATTGTTGGATTAATTCCTGACGAATGGCTGATGAACGAGTCAACGTTGGCGTCACCCGACGAACAGCGAGCGGTATACGCCCAATTTTTAGCGTCACGAGTTGCCTCATCCGAAATCTTTGTGAAAGAAGCTACCAATGCCAGAAAAGCACTTGTTTGA
- a CDS encoding DUF3037 domain-containing protein: protein MPEKHLFEYAVIRVMPRVEREEFLNVGVILYCSAQGFLKTMYTLNEDRLCAFSDKIDCQELKERLLAFERICAGRKEGGTIGQLPIAGRFRWLTATRSTVVQTSPVHPGLCVSAQETLEKLFEQLVL from the coding sequence ATGCCAGAAAAGCACTTGTTTGAGTACGCCGTTATCCGCGTCATGCCGCGCGTCGAACGGGAAGAATTTCTTAACGTCGGCGTCATTCTGTATTGCTCTGCGCAAGGCTTTCTGAAAACAATGTATACATTGAACGAAGATCGGCTTTGTGCTTTCTCAGACAAGATTGACTGCCAGGAGTTGAAAGAGCGCCTGCTGGCCTTTGAGCGCATCTGCGCTGGTCGTAAGGAAGGCGGCACCATCGGTCAGTTACCCATAGCCGGTCGTTTTCGCTGGCTGACCGCAACGCGCAGCACCGTGGTGCAAACGTCACCTGTTCACCCCGGCCTGTGCGTAAGTGCTCAGGAAACGCTGGAGAAATTGTTTGAGCAGTTGGTTCTGTAA
- a CDS encoding serine hydrolase: MNYLATVLSLLTVCSYAQPRTDRLLKDLLTTNKHPVFQEVIQHPEAYRLQIIYTQIDRDANNKPSFKNYYFRVDSTEYFNPASTVKLPLSLLSLEKLNRLKKPGVTKFTAMQFDSAYSGQTKEWHDNTAQTGYPSIAQFIRKAFLVSDNDAYSRMYEFVGQEGINRNLHAKGYLDTRITHRFVRMTSEENRHTNPIRFIQADGKLLYAQAAAYNKDPFDFSRVAKIGKGYYAKDSLIQEPFHFTERNKLPLESLQQILQSVMFPLSVPKKQRFDLTPDDYAFLHQYLSQFPRETNYPKYDAQQYYDSYVKFFFMDSLHHQLPQDVRVFNKVGWAYGFLTDASYVVDFKHKVEYMLTATLYTNSDGILNDDKYEYETVGHPFLYQLGQTIYQHELNRKRTHVPNLNPFRIPYEKRTNDNRPIIKDVDN, translated from the coding sequence ATGAATTATCTCGCTACCGTTTTGTCTCTCCTCACCGTATGTAGTTACGCCCAACCGCGCACGGATAGGCTGCTCAAGGATTTGCTTACGACAAACAAACACCCTGTTTTTCAGGAAGTCATCCAGCATCCGGAGGCTTATCGGCTGCAAATCATTTACACACAGATAGACCGGGATGCCAACAATAAACCGTCTTTCAAGAACTACTACTTCCGGGTCGATAGTACGGAGTATTTCAACCCGGCTTCAACGGTCAAATTACCGCTGTCCCTGCTGTCGCTTGAGAAACTAAACCGATTAAAAAAGCCTGGCGTGACCAAGTTTACGGCCATGCAGTTTGACAGTGCGTATAGCGGCCAAACTAAAGAGTGGCACGACAACACAGCCCAAACGGGGTATCCGTCGATTGCTCAGTTTATTCGGAAGGCCTTTTTAGTGAGTGACAATGACGCCTATAGCCGCATGTATGAGTTTGTCGGGCAGGAAGGTATTAACCGAAATTTACACGCCAAAGGGTATCTGGATACACGGATTACGCATCGGTTCGTGCGCATGACATCGGAAGAAAACCGCCATACCAACCCCATCCGATTCATTCAGGCCGATGGGAAGCTCCTGTATGCGCAGGCCGCAGCGTATAACAAAGACCCGTTTGACTTCAGTCGAGTGGCTAAAATTGGCAAAGGCTATTATGCCAAAGACAGTCTGATTCAGGAACCTTTCCACTTCACCGAACGGAATAAGCTACCCTTGGAAAGTCTCCAGCAGATTCTGCAATCCGTGATGTTTCCGCTCTCCGTGCCGAAGAAACAACGGTTCGACCTCACGCCCGACGACTATGCCTTTCTGCATCAGTACCTGTCGCAATTTCCCCGCGAAACTAATTATCCTAAATACGACGCTCAACAGTATTACGACAGTTACGTAAAGTTCTTTTTCATGGACAGTCTGCATCATCAACTCCCTCAGGATGTCCGGGTATTCAACAAAGTTGGCTGGGCCTACGGCTTTCTGACGGACGCGTCTTACGTAGTGGATTTTAAACATAAAGTCGAGTACATGCTGACGGCAACTCTGTATACCAACAGCGATGGCATTCTGAATGACGATAAATATGAGTACGAGACCGTGGGCCACCCGTTCCTGTATCAGCTTGGCCAGACAATCTACCAGCATGAATTGAACCGTAAGCGAACACACGTGCCCAACCTGAATCCGTTCCGGATTCCGTATGAGAAACGGACGAACGATAATCGACCTATCATTAAAGACGTCGATAATTAG
- a CDS encoding serine hydrolase domain-containing protein, producing the protein MNLTTTFRASVLLVLTTISVYAQTGTKQAPPLLAAAAPETVGFSSERLNRIDGLIQSYIDKKAFPGVAALVVKDGKIVYYKAFGTADLDVNKPLAKDAIYRIASMTKAITSLAVMMLHEEGKIMLDDPISKYIPEFAKPVVLDKFNDKDSTYTTVPAKREITIRHLLTHMSGLNYNVISSDPHMRAIYTKAGVIDAFTTQNIKIGDAVKTLAKLPLNHQPGEKWTYGLSIDVLGALVEVVSGMPLDQFFQKRIFEPLGMKDTYFYLPDSKKDRLVPIYSEDKDKKLVKTSTLKSLPTDPDFPIVGAKAYFSGGGGLSSTAYDYAIFLQMLLNNGVYNGKRFLSRKGVDLFTNSNQTGTLFPDPHGYFSLGFSVVNEKGHTKDLSSIGTFSWGGAFSTDYFADPKEKICAVLMKQMWGTSYGGELDDKFSLMIYQALDN; encoded by the coding sequence ATGAACCTCACGACTACTTTCCGGGCAAGCGTATTGCTGGTGCTCACCACCATTTCGGTCTATGCACAAACAGGTACTAAGCAGGCCCCTCCGCTCCTGGCCGCAGCGGCACCCGAAACGGTCGGTTTCTCCAGCGAACGACTCAACCGCATCGACGGGCTTATTCAATCGTACATCGACAAAAAAGCCTTTCCGGGTGTCGCTGCGCTGGTGGTGAAAGATGGTAAAATTGTGTACTACAAAGCGTTTGGCACTGCTGATCTGGATGTCAACAAGCCGCTGGCGAAAGATGCGATCTACCGGATTGCTTCTATGACAAAAGCCATTACGTCACTGGCGGTGATGATGCTTCACGAAGAAGGCAAAATCATGCTGGATGATCCGATTAGCAAATACATTCCGGAGTTTGCCAAGCCGGTGGTACTCGATAAATTCAATGATAAAGACAGCACCTATACAACTGTTCCGGCAAAGCGGGAAATTACAATTCGGCATTTATTAACCCACATGTCGGGCCTTAATTACAATGTCATTTCGAGCGATCCCCACATGCGGGCCATCTACACGAAAGCGGGGGTAATTGATGCTTTTACAACCCAAAATATAAAAATTGGCGATGCCGTAAAAACGCTGGCAAAGCTGCCGCTGAATCACCAGCCCGGCGAAAAGTGGACGTATGGCCTGAGCATCGATGTGTTAGGGGCGCTGGTGGAAGTAGTGTCGGGAATGCCGCTGGACCAGTTTTTTCAGAAACGCATCTTCGAACCCTTGGGCATGAAAGACACGTATTTCTATCTGCCCGACTCGAAAAAAGACCGACTGGTACCGATCTACTCAGAAGATAAGGACAAAAAACTGGTCAAGACATCTACCCTAAAAAGCCTGCCCACCGATCCTGATTTCCCAATTGTGGGGGCTAAAGCTTATTTTTCGGGCGGGGGCGGCTTATCGAGTACGGCCTATGACTACGCCATTTTTCTCCAGATGCTGCTTAACAACGGCGTATATAATGGTAAGCGGTTTTTGAGCCGGAAAGGCGTTGACCTATTTACCAACTCGAACCAGACGGGCACACTTTTCCCGGATCCACACGGCTATTTCAGTCTGGGCTTTTCCGTTGTCAATGAGAAAGGGCACACCAAAGATTTGAGCAGCATAGGCACTTTTTCTTGGGGCGGGGCTTTTAGCACGGACTATTTTGCCGATCCCAAAGAGAAAATCTGCGCAGTACTCATGAAACAAATGTGGGGAACAAGCTACGGCGGGGAACTTGATGATAAGTTTAGCCTGATGATTTACCAGGCCCTGGATAACTAG
- a CDS encoding WapI family immunity protein, translated as MKFISSANSLDSFEFAILGYGQATKSWRDRNRLQCRFSTFWRQQTDTQSARLHTWEVKRLLTGLRSLWNKATNHVALTFSEPGLSMHAKALSDDSYRLQIQLGHDLTPAWHEYPDFPVEMDIVLSRTQLQEAIQELSGQIETYPER; from the coding sequence ATGAAATTTATATCGTCTGCTAACTCTCTCGATTCTTTTGAGTTTGCCATCCTTGGTTACGGTCAAGCGACAAAAAGCTGGCGTGACCGAAATCGGCTTCAGTGCCGTTTCTCGACTTTCTGGCGGCAACAGACTGATACACAGTCGGCAAGGTTGCATACCTGGGAGGTTAAACGGCTGCTGACAGGACTTCGGTCGCTCTGGAATAAAGCCACCAATCATGTTGCTTTAACCTTCTCCGAGCCAGGGCTAAGTATGCATGCCAAGGCTTTGTCTGACGACAGCTACCGGCTACAAATCCAGTTGGGCCACGACCTGACACCCGCGTGGCACGAGTATCCTGACTTTCCGGTGGAAATGGATATTGTGCTGAGCCGTACGCAACTACAGGAAGCGATACAGGAGTTATCAGGACAGATCGAAACCTATCCTGAACGGTAG
- a CDS encoding saccharopine dehydrogenase family protein, whose translation MANVLIIGAGGVGSVVAHKCAMNSNVFTTIMLASRTKSKCDRIAAEIQEMHGVTVQTAQVDADVVAEMVALIRSFKPVLVINVALPYQDLPIMDACLEAGVHYMDTANYEPKDVAKFEYSWQWAYKERFEQAGLMALLGCGFDPGATQVFTAYANKHYFDRMDYLDIVDCNAGNHGKAFATNFNPEINIREITQPGRYWENGEWIEIPAMSIHKPIDYPEIGARESYVLYHEELESLVKNFPTLKRARFWMTFGQAYLTHLEVLQNVGMTRIDKVQFQGMDIVPLEFLKAVLPAPDSLGENYTGQTSIGCQIKGVKDGEERTCFIWNNCDHAETYREVRGQAVSYTTGVPAMIGAMLMLTGVWMKPGVWNCEELDPDPFIEQMNRQGLPVQERINIPLPHEY comes from the coding sequence ATGGCAAACGTGCTCATCATTGGAGCCGGTGGTGTTGGTAGTGTCGTGGCGCATAAATGTGCCATGAACAGCAATGTCTTCACAACGATTATGCTGGCTAGTCGCACGAAATCAAAGTGCGACCGTATTGCAGCCGAAATTCAGGAGATGCACGGCGTCACGGTTCAAACAGCGCAGGTAGACGCTGATGTGGTGGCCGAGATGGTCGCGTTGATCCGCTCATTCAAGCCCGTGCTGGTTATAAATGTGGCCCTCCCCTACCAGGATTTGCCCATTATGGACGCATGCCTGGAAGCGGGTGTGCACTATATGGATACGGCCAATTATGAACCCAAAGATGTTGCCAAGTTTGAATATAGCTGGCAGTGGGCCTATAAAGAGCGATTCGAGCAGGCTGGCCTGATGGCCCTTCTGGGTTGTGGCTTCGATCCGGGTGCCACGCAGGTATTCACCGCCTATGCCAACAAGCACTACTTCGACCGGATGGATTATCTGGACATCGTAGACTGTAATGCAGGCAATCACGGCAAAGCGTTTGCCACCAATTTCAATCCCGAAATCAACATCCGGGAAATAACTCAGCCTGGCCGCTATTGGGAAAATGGCGAATGGATCGAGATTCCGGCGATGAGTATTCATAAACCCATTGACTACCCCGAAATCGGCGCTCGTGAGTCGTACGTGCTGTATCACGAGGAACTGGAATCGCTGGTGAAGAACTTCCCGACTCTGAAGCGGGCTCGCTTCTGGATGACCTTTGGTCAGGCGTATCTGACTCACCTGGAAGTGCTCCAGAACGTGGGCATGACCCGCATCGACAAGGTACAGTTCCAGGGCATGGACATTGTCCCGCTCGAATTTCTGAAAGCAGTGCTGCCTGCCCCTGATTCGCTGGGCGAAAATTACACGGGCCAAACCAGCATTGGTTGCCAGATCAAAGGTGTGAAAGATGGCGAAGAGCGCACATGCTTCATCTGGAACAACTGCGATCATGCCGAAACCTACCGCGAAGTGCGTGGACAGGCCGTTAGCTACACGACGGGCGTTCCGGCCATGATCGGCGCCATGCTAATGCTGACCGGCGTCTGGATGAAACCGGGTGTCTGGAACTGCGAAGAGTTGGACCCGGACCCGTTCATTGAGCAAATGAACAGACAGGGGCTACCCGTTCAGGAGCGTATCAACATCCCACTGCCACACGAGTATTAG
- a CDS encoding energy transducer TonB — translation MYKSTASQTALPTYDDIIFQARNRAYGAFDLRRQYRPTLSRALGLGIALFLGALAAPTLYAHFWPQALMRHDQSMTEATLTKLAEPPVEPPITLPPTETAPAVNTVKNLPLVVMPEADVIEEDLPPTTDQLENATSGTETAQGTGDIDIIAAPEASTPTIKEKALEVESKPEAPFVTVEQQPEYPGGLDALRAFLGKNLNYPRSAASAGVSGRVYVSFVVNTDGSLTDIQVLKGIGFGCDEEAVRVMQKMPHWRPGKQAGRAVRVKYNLPISFTLE, via the coding sequence ATGTATAAATCTACAGCTTCTCAGACGGCTTTACCTACTTACGATGACATCATTTTTCAGGCCCGCAACCGAGCCTACGGCGCTTTCGACCTCCGCAGACAGTACCGACCAACGCTCAGCCGCGCTTTGGGGCTGGGCATTGCGTTGTTTTTAGGCGCCTTAGCTGCGCCTACGCTGTACGCCCACTTTTGGCCTCAGGCATTGATGCGTCATGACCAATCCATGACCGAGGCAACCCTAACCAAACTGGCCGAGCCACCCGTTGAACCGCCCATTACCCTGCCGCCCACCGAAACGGCTCCGGCAGTCAATACGGTCAAAAACTTACCGCTCGTCGTCATGCCCGAAGCCGATGTTATCGAAGAGGATTTACCACCCACAACGGATCAATTAGAGAATGCCACGTCGGGTACTGAAACAGCCCAGGGTACAGGTGATATTGACATCATTGCGGCACCAGAGGCAAGTACTCCTACTATAAAAGAGAAAGCGCTGGAAGTAGAGAGTAAACCCGAAGCGCCCTTTGTGACGGTCGAGCAACAACCGGAGTATCCCGGCGGACTGGATGCCCTACGAGCCTTTCTGGGCAAGAATCTTAACTATCCAAGGTCAGCGGCTTCAGCGGGTGTATCGGGTCGGGTGTATGTTAGTTTCGTCGTCAATACGGACGGTAGCCTGACGGATATACAGGTGTTAAAAGGTATCGGGTTTGGCTGTGATGAAGAAGCTGTGCGGGTCATGCAAAAGATGCCTCATTGGCGACCCGGCAAACAGGCTGGTCGTGCGGTTCGGGTGAAATACAACTTACCCATCTCGTTTACGCTAGAATAA
- the nspC gene encoding carboxynorspermidine decarboxylase yields the protein MNTTLLQHLDSTDESVIPSPCFILEEAKLRRNLQLIDSVQQAAGVTIILALKGFSMYNAFPLVREYLSGATASSLNEIKLVNEYMGVQAHTYIPAYQDATFDEVVSRSSHLTFNSWTQWERFKDRVAGKPVSCGIRVNPQYSEVATDMYNPCVPGSRLGATRDQLPDQLPEGLEGIHFHTLCENDSFTLERTLEALESRFDTLLHQAKWVNFGGGHLMTREGYDINHLIGLLTAFRQKYNVDVILEPGSAIAWQTGVLASTVLDVFDSQGISVAVLDTSFAAHMPDTLEMPYKPRIIGSYHEPVAGKPTYRLGGMTCLAGDFMGDYSFDKPLTVGDKVVFDDMIHYTMVKTTTFNGVNLPSIGVWKENESFELLKTFGYESFKDRL from the coding sequence ATGAATACGACTCTGCTTCAACACCTCGATTCAACCGACGAATCAGTTATTCCGTCCCCTTGCTTTATCCTTGAGGAGGCCAAACTTCGCCGAAATCTTCAGTTGATTGATTCGGTGCAGCAAGCGGCCGGAGTTACCATTATTCTGGCGCTGAAAGGTTTTTCCATGTACAATGCGTTTCCGCTGGTGCGCGAGTACCTGAGCGGTGCTACAGCCAGTTCGCTCAACGAAATCAAGCTCGTCAACGAATACATGGGCGTGCAGGCACATACCTACATACCCGCTTATCAGGATGCTACATTCGATGAAGTTGTCAGTCGAAGCAGCCACCTGACGTTCAACTCCTGGACGCAGTGGGAGCGCTTCAAGGATCGGGTAGCAGGTAAACCCGTTTCCTGCGGAATTCGCGTCAATCCGCAGTATTCGGAAGTGGCAACGGATATGTATAACCCCTGTGTGCCTGGCTCCCGACTGGGCGCTACCCGCGATCAACTACCCGATCAGTTGCCGGAGGGGCTAGAAGGTATCCACTTTCATACCCTTTGCGAAAACGATTCGTTTACGCTCGAACGCACGCTCGAAGCGCTCGAAAGCCGGTTTGATACCTTGCTGCACCAGGCCAAATGGGTCAATTTTGGCGGGGGCCACCTGATGACTCGTGAAGGCTATGATATCAATCACCTGATCGGATTGTTGACTGCTTTCCGCCAGAAATACAATGTGGATGTCATTCTGGAACCCGGTTCGGCTATTGCCTGGCAAACGGGTGTGCTGGCCTCTACCGTACTCGATGTTTTTGATAGCCAGGGCATTTCTGTGGCGGTGCTGGATACCTCGTTTGCGGCCCACATGCCCGACACGCTCGAAATGCCGTACAAGCCACGCATTATTGGGTCCTATCATGAGCCGGTTGCGGGCAAACCAACCTATCGTTTAGGTGGCATGACCTGTCTGGCGGGCGACTTCATGGGCGATTATTCGTTCGATAAACCCCTGACCGTGGGCGACAAAGTCGTGTTCGACGATATGATTCACTACACGATGGTGAAAACCACCACGTTCAATGGCGTAAACCTGCCTTCTATCGGCGTATGGAAGGAAAATGAGTCGTTTGAGCTACTCAAAACGTTCGGCTACGAAAGCTTCAAAGACCGGCTCTAA
- a CDS encoding UDP-glucuronic acid decarboxylase family protein, translating into MKRVLITGGAGFLGSHLCDRFIKEGYHVMAMDNLITGDIRNIEHLFHLPNFEFYHHDVSKYIHVPGELDYILHFASPASPIDYLKIPIQTLKVGSLGIHNCLGLARVKGARVLIASTSEVYGDPNVHPQPEEYWGNVNPIGPRGVYDEAKRFQEAITMAYHTYHGLETRIVRIFNTYGPRMRLNDGRVLPAFIGQALRGEDLTVFGDGSQTRSFCYVDDLVEGIYRLLLSDYAYPVNIGNPSEITIKEFGEEIIKLTGTKQKLVLKDLPVDDPKQRQPDITKAKAILDWEPKVSREEGLRITYDYFKNLPEEELYTAAYHREFSKK; encoded by the coding sequence ATGAAACGTGTACTGATTACGGGTGGAGCCGGATTTCTGGGGTCGCACCTTTGCGACCGGTTTATTAAAGAAGGTTATCACGTAATGGCCATGGACAACCTCATTACGGGCGACATCCGTAATATTGAGCATCTGTTCCATCTGCCAAATTTCGAGTTCTATCACCACGATGTATCCAAGTACATCCATGTACCGGGCGAGCTGGATTACATTCTTCACTTTGCTTCCCCAGCCAGCCCGATCGATTACCTGAAAATCCCGATTCAAACCCTGAAAGTGGGTTCTCTGGGCATTCATAACTGCCTGGGTCTGGCGCGGGTGAAAGGTGCCCGTGTATTGATTGCTTCCACATCGGAGGTATACGGTGATCCAAATGTTCACCCACAACCTGAAGAGTATTGGGGCAACGTAAACCCAATTGGACCACGGGGTGTCTACGACGAAGCAAAGCGGTTTCAGGAAGCAATCACGATGGCTTACCATACGTATCATGGTCTGGAAACGCGCATCGTTCGTATTTTCAACACCTACGGCCCACGGATGCGTCTGAACGACGGTCGGGTATTGCCCGCTTTCATCGGTCAGGCCCTGCGAGGTGAAGACCTGACGGTCTTCGGCGATGGTAGCCAAACCCGTTCATTCTGCTATGTCGACGATCTGGTAGAGGGTATTTACCGCCTGTTACTCAGCGATTACGCGTATCCGGTCAATATTGGCAATCCATCGGAAATCACCATTAAGGAGTTTGGTGAAGAGATCATCAAACTTACCGGGACTAAGCAAAAGCTCGTGCTTAAAGACTTACCGGTTGATGATCCGAAACAGCGCCAGCCCGACATAACGAAGGCAAAAGCAATTCTGGACTGGGAGCCGAAAGTGTCACGCGAAGAAGGGCTTCGGATCACGTACGACTACTTCAAAAACCTGCCAGAAGAAGAATTATATACAGCGGCCTACCACCGGGAGTTTTCAAAAAAGTAA
- a CDS encoding UDP-glucose dehydrogenase family protein: MKLAVVGTGYVGLVTGTCFAETGNQVTCVDIDVRKVEKLNNGIVPIYEPGLETLFHRNVEEGRLSFTTDLEEGIKGAEVIFLALPTPPGEDGSADLKYILKVASDLGPILSQYAVIVDKSTVPVGTAEKVHAHIADNAKVDFDVVSNPEFLREGVAVEDFMKPDRVVIGTKSDRAKAVMNKLYAPLVRQGNPVIFMDERSAEMTKYAANAFLATKITFMNEIANLCERAGANVDDIRRGIGTDSRIGKRFLFAGIGYGGSCFPKDVQALAKTAKDFNYDFKVLKSVMDVNYEQKTKLMPLILNHFGGDLTGKTIAVWGLAFKPYTDDIREAPALDNIQALLDAGAKVTVYDPEAMENVRGVIGNSVTYAHTQYAALDDADALVIVTEWPLFRTPDFDKMNLLLKNKVIFDGRNVYELDQMREVNYTYYSVGREAVLAPVEQKV; encoded by the coding sequence ATGAAATTAGCAGTTGTTGGAACCGGATATGTAGGACTTGTTACCGGCACGTGTTTCGCCGAAACGGGTAACCAGGTGACGTGCGTTGACATTGACGTACGCAAAGTCGAAAAGCTTAACAATGGTATCGTTCCTATATACGAGCCGGGCCTTGAAACCTTGTTTCACCGGAACGTTGAGGAAGGTCGGTTATCTTTCACAACGGATTTGGAAGAAGGCATTAAAGGGGCGGAAGTTATTTTCCTTGCCTTGCCGACCCCTCCGGGCGAAGATGGTTCGGCCGATTTGAAATATATCCTGAAAGTAGCCAGCGACCTGGGTCCAATCCTGAGCCAATACGCTGTTATCGTTGACAAAAGCACGGTTCCTGTCGGAACGGCCGAAAAAGTACATGCTCACATTGCCGACAACGCCAAAGTGGATTTCGACGTTGTATCGAATCCTGAATTCCTTCGGGAAGGGGTTGCCGTCGAAGATTTCATGAAGCCCGACCGGGTTGTCATTGGTACGAAATCAGACCGGGCCAAGGCGGTTATGAATAAACTTTACGCGCCTTTGGTGCGCCAGGGAAACCCTGTTATTTTCATGGACGAGCGTTCGGCCGAAATGACCAAATATGCCGCTAACGCATTCCTGGCTACGAAGATCACCTTCATGAACGAAATCGCTAACCTATGTGAGCGGGCTGGCGCCAACGTCGATGACATTCGCCGGGGTATTGGTACGGACAGCCGGATCGGTAAGCGTTTCCTGTTTGCTGGCATTGGTTATGGTGGTAGCTGCTTCCCGAAAGATGTGCAGGCACTAGCCAAAACGGCCAAGGATTTCAATTACGATTTTAAAGTGCTTAAATCGGTTATGGATGTGAACTACGAGCAAAAAACAAAGTTGATGCCGCTGATCCTGAACCACTTCGGTGGTGACCTGACGGGTAAAACGATTGCTGTTTGGGGCTTGGCGTTCAAACCTTATACGGATGATATTCGCGAAGCACCAGCGCTGGACAACATCCAGGCCTTGCTGGATGCCGGTGCTAAAGTGACGGTCTATGATCCCGAAGCGATGGAAAATGTTCGGGGCGTGATTGGTAACTCGGTGACCTACGCACATACGCAATATGCTGCGCTGGATGATGCCGACGCCCTGGTTATCGTTACGGAATGGCCCTTGTTCCGCACACCAGATTTCGACAAAATGAATCTGTTGCTGAAAAATAAAGTGATTTTCGACGGTCGTAACGTATATGAACTCGACCAGATGCGCGAAGTGAATTATACCTATTACAGTGTTGGACGCGAAGCTGTTTTAGCACCCGTTGAACAGAAAGTCTAA